In Halichondria panicea chromosome 9, odHalPani1.1, whole genome shotgun sequence, a genomic segment contains:
- the LOC135341782 gene encoding uncharacterized protein K02A2.6-like — MAGSLLQPPNAFSFDKPEEWSRWKGRFQQYRIASGLSTESGERQVSTLLYCMGEASEDILNMSGISNEDKKVFDSVIARYDAHFKVRKNVIFERACFNRRQQEKGESIELFITSLHQAADNCEYGAIKDEMIRDRLVVGIQDQSLSERLQMEADLTLEKAKKLVRQREAVKQQAAHLKGTASDQSGLEEVKTRYIPKNKRFTKPQSKAQTCQRCGKSPHSFQRCPARDAVCFKCDRKGHYGSQCLSKGVAEITENMSVRDPDPDSDEFYLDSAQTGETGKAWKLQVTVNSLPVTFKVDTGAEVTAVSENTWKSMPQTPTLQKATKTLCGPDCKPLTLLGETEVHLQVQQRKCTQKIFVVENLRNNLLGLPAIRALQVLEQVGEIQDDSVVQQYPEIFKGLGTFKTDCTIRLKPDATPFAIYVPRRVALPQRPEVEKELQRMQQLGVISKVSEPTPWCAGMVIVTKPSGKLRVCVDLKPLNENVMREVHPLPKVDSTLAQMAGAKVFTKLDTNSGFWQVPLSQESRLLTTFLTPIGRFCFNKLPFGINSAPEHFQRKMNELLADIPGVLVHVDDILIFAATRDVHDQRLHEVLKRIQNEGLTLNKAKCKFHQSRIEYLGHIIDSEGISPDPTVQQPKRVDFFFWYTFFTFCGISSKVKMI, encoded by the coding sequence ATGGCAGGAAGCTTACTACAACCCCCAAATGCATTTAGTTTCGATAAACCAGAAGAATGGAGTCGCTGGAAAGGAAGGTTCCAACAGTATCGCATTGCCTCTGGTCTTTCCACGGAATCAGGCGAAAGACAGGTCAGTACCCTACTTTACTGTATGGGAGAAGCGTCAGAAGACATCCTGAACATGTCAGGAATATCCAATGAAGATAAAAAAGTTTTCGACAGCGTCATCGCGAGATATGATGCCCATTTCAAGGTTCGAAAGAACGTAATCTTCGAAAGAGCGTGTTTTAACAGACGTCAACAAGAAAAGGGAGAATCGATTGAACTTTTTATTACTTCCCTACACCAAGCCGCCGACAACTGCGAGTACGGCGCGATCAAAGATGAGATGATACGGGACCGCCTCGTCGTAGGTATTCAAGACCAATCCCTTTCAGAGCGACTACAGATGGAGGCAGACCTCACATTGGAGAAAGCAAAGAAACTTGTGCGACAGCGAGAAGCAGTAAAACAACAAGCAGCCCACCTAAAGGGCACTGCCAGTGACCAATCTGGATTAGAAGAAGTAAAAACTCGTTACATACCCAAGAACAAACGATTCACTAAACCACAGAGCAAAGCACAAACGTGTCAACGATGTGGAAAAAGTCCTCATTCATTTCAACGCTGTCCAGCTAGAGATGCTGTATGTTTCAAATGTGACCGAAAGGGACACTATGGCTCCCAATGCCTTTCTAAGGGTGTTGCCGAGATTACAGAGAACATGAGCGTACGAGACCCCGACCCCGACAGCGACGAGTTCTACCTAGATTCTGCACAAACAGGGGAAACAGGAAAAGCATGGAAGCTCCAGGTGACAGTTAACAGTCTACCAGTGACTTTTAAGGTGGACACAGGTGCCGAAGTCACCGCAGTATCGGAAAACACCTGGAAATCAATGCCACAGACCCCTACCCTCCAAAAAGCCACGAAAACACTCTGCGGACCAGATTGCAAACCACTCACTCTGCTAGGAGAAACAGAAGTCCATCTTCAAGTGCAGCAAAGAAAATGCACTCAAAAAATTTTCGTTGTGGAAAACCTCCGAAATAACTTACTCGGCCTCCCAGCGATTAGAGCACTACAAGTACTCGAACAAGTGGGAGAAATCCAAGATGATTCAGTGGTCCAGCAGTATCCCGAGATCTTTAAAGGACTTGGAACTTTTAAAACAGACTGTACGATACGCCTGAAACCCGATGCCACCCCGTTTGCCATATACGTCCCACGACGTGTGGCACTGCCACAACGCCCTGAAGTCGAAAAGGAGCTACAACGAATGCAACAACTGGGTGTAATCTCTAAAGTCAGTGAGCCAACACCATGGTGTGCGGGAATGGTCATTGTTACCAAGCCGTCAGGAAAACTCCGTGTATGTGTCGACCTAAAACCATTAAATGAAAACGTGATGAGAGAAGTACACCCACTACCTAAAGTTGATTCCACCCTTGCCCAAATGGCAGGGGCCAAAGTGTTCACCAAGTTAGACACAAATAGCGGTTTTTGGCAAGTCCCATTGTCACAAGAGTCCAGGCTCCTTACTACGTTCCTTACACCAATTGGCCGATTTTGCTTCAATAAGCTACCCTTCGGCATCAACAGTGCCCCAGAGCATTTCCAGCGGAAAATGAACGAGCTTCTAGCTGACATTCCAGGAGTCCTTGTCCACGTCGACGACATCCTGATATTTGCTGCCACCAGGGACGTGCATGACCAAAGACTACACGAGGTCCTTAAACGGATACAAAACGAAGGGCTCACCCTCAACAAAGCCAAATGTAAATTCCACCAATCCAGGATCGAATACCTAGGACACATCATCGATAGCGAGGGCATATCTCCTGAccctacagtgcaacaaccaaagagagtagatttttttttttggtacacattttttacattttgtggcatatcttctaaagtaaaaatgatatga
- the LOC135342073 gene encoding uncharacterized protein LOC135342073, translating into MLKLTLKSFKISSCFHFKKMSEAQSEGLLQESSFSEAEKEAQQLMKDALPPYIVKCFTTAGFDTMQVILKMDVSDEPGNSMEQIEQFISDEHPDLLTSISKKPSGHRIRIQQFVSELCAKKQSLGKRGHSGHKNKASKRTRLSDTSDNTSDFKDSDQVSIIGIIRHCHWATLAIEDNDINLYDSAYSSISKETMKTIANLVQCKNDSFTVNLMNIKNQTGIADCALYAMAVATCLILKDDPTTVVFHQDDLRTHVCQCLEKGTITLFPMKKKRRHVSRLCRTETLSVYCYCRMPDHGQLMVHCSQCDDWFHRQCLQKIPDDDIDFICNICSSYNYIDYQ; encoded by the exons atgctgaaactcaccctgaagtccTTCAAG ATCTCAAGCTGCTTCCACTTTAAGAAGATGTCTGAAGCTCAGTCTGAAGGATTATTGCAG GAATCTTCATTTTCCGAAGCTGAAAAGGAGGCACAGCAATTAATGAAGGATGCTCTTCCCCCGTACATAGTAAAGTGCTTTACAACTGCAGGATTTGATACAATGCAAGTCATTTTGAAAATGGATGTAAGTGATGAGCCGGGAAATTCGATGGAACAAATAGAACAATTTATCTCTGATGAACACCCTGACCTTTTAACTTCGATAAGCAAAAAACCATCTGGGCACAGGATTAGAATACAGCAGTTTGTTAGTGAGCTATGTGCTAAGAAACAATCACTTGGAAAGAGAGGTCACAGTGGACATAAAAataaagcatcaaagagaacAAGATTAAGTGATACATCAGATAATACTTCAGATTTTAAGGACAGTGATCAAGTTAGTATTATAGGTATCATTCGACATTGCCATTGGGCAACATTGGCGATTGAAGACAACGATATTAATCTGTACGATTCCGCATACTCTTCTATTAGCAAAGAGACTATGAAAACGATCGCCAACTTGGTTCAGTGCAAGAATGACTCGTTTACTGTCAACTTAATGAACATTAAAAATCAAACAGGAATCGCGGATTGTGCTCTGTACGCAATGGCAGTGGCCACCTGCTTGATTCTTAAGGATGACCCAACTACTGTTGTGTTTCACCAAGATGACCTAAGAACACACGTTTGTCAGTGCCTAGAAAAAGGCACGATAACACTGTTCCCTATGAAGAAGAAGAGGAGGCATGTTAGCCGACTGTGTAGAACAGAGACTTTATCAGTGTACTGTTACTGTCGCATGCCAGATCATGGCCAACTAATGGTACATTGCAGCCAATGTGATGACTGGTTCCATCGTCAATGCTTACAAAAGATACCTGATGATGATATAGATTTTATTTGTAACATTtgtagtagctataattatattgattatCAGTAG
- the LOC135341242 gene encoding uncharacterized protein K02A2.6-like, with product MVTGQINVCRLVLVVVAGSGPSLFGRNWLKYLQLDWKCIATVKSPPAGTLKNLLHEYDSLFKDELGTVTSHKATLRVRPDASPRFFKPRPVPYATKEAIGDELDRMEQQGIIQKIPSSGWAAPLVAVPKKYGRFRLCGDYKVTINQDLEVDQPKPGDLFATLANGSLFTKLDLSQAYLQVELDKDSTKYVTINTHQGLYQFSRLPFGVASAPAIFQRLMDTVECLTLSAT from the coding sequence ATGGTAACGGGTCAGATTAATGTGTGTCGGCTGGTGCTGGTGGTGGTTGCTGGAAGTGGACCAAGTCTTTTTGGACGCAATTGGCTGAAGTACCTCCAGTTGGACTGGAAATGTATTGCAACTGTCAAATCTCCCCCTGCAGGTACACTAAAGAATTTGTTACACGAATACGATTCATTGTTCAAGGATGAGTTAGGTACTGTGACCTCACACAAAGCCACTCTCAGAGTACGGCCGGATGCTAGTCCTCGGTTTTTCAAACCACGTCCTGTTCCTTATGCAACCAAAGAGGCTATTGGAGATGAATTGGACCGCATGGAGCAACAAGGTATCATCCAGAAAATACCTAGCAGTGGCTGGGCAGCACCGTTGGTCGCAGTTCCCAAGAAATACGGACGTTTTCGACTCTGTGGCGACTATAAAGTGACTATCAACCAAGACCTTGAAGTTGATCAGCCTAAACCCGGAGACCTATTCGCAACACTAGCAAATGGCTCCCTTTTCACTAAGCTTGATTTGTCACAAGCGTATCTACAGGTCGAACTCGATAAGGACTCTACCAAATACGTGACTATCAACACCCATCAAGGGTTATACCAGTTCAGCCGACTTCCTTTTGGCGTGGCGTCAGCCCCAGCAATATTTCAAAGACTGATGGACACCGTGGAGTGCCTCACGTTATCTGCTACTTAG